A window from Corynebacterium accolens encodes these proteins:
- a CDS encoding metal ABC transporter permease codes for MGVLTLPFFEAIAVGCLSGLVGTLMVLGNRVFFAESLSHGTFPGAVLGVVVANALGANLSDGLMLGSVAVCIPLAIFMHYLGKVHGVSSTAAAGTTLTLGFAMGILLLRWFQPLPLHVDSFLVGSLTTVNHRDVAVAAGLVIICLLAVLACRRRLFQAYFDPTTSPHSGLYDALTLGLICLTMAAVIPAVGTILSIALLVAPAAGLRPWVSRPEALLIGAGIIGITIAVAGLFIAAHLSLSAGGTIAIVAGVFYLASMTAYKAVS; via the coding sequence ATGGGTGTCTTAACTTTGCCATTCTTCGAAGCCATCGCGGTAGGCTGCCTCTCCGGGCTGGTAGGTACGCTCATGGTGTTGGGCAATCGCGTCTTTTTTGCTGAGAGCCTCTCCCACGGCACCTTTCCCGGCGCGGTCCTCGGCGTCGTCGTGGCCAATGCGCTGGGTGCCAACTTGAGCGATGGGCTCATGCTCGGCTCCGTGGCGGTCTGCATTCCGCTGGCGATTTTCATGCATTACCTGGGCAAGGTGCACGGCGTCTCCTCCACCGCTGCGGCGGGCACCACGCTCACTCTGGGGTTTGCGATGGGTATCTTGTTGCTGCGCTGGTTCCAGCCGCTGCCGCTGCACGTCGATAGCTTCCTGGTGGGCTCGCTTACCACGGTCAACCACCGCGATGTCGCCGTCGCAGCCGGCCTGGTCATTATCTGCCTACTGGCGGTACTAGCCTGCCGGCGCCGCCTCTTCCAGGCGTATTTCGACCCCACCACGTCCCCGCATAGCGGGCTTTACGATGCCCTGACGCTCGGCCTTATCTGCTTGACGATGGCCGCCGTCATCCCCGCCGTCGGCACCATCTTGTCCATCGCCTTGCTCGTGGCTCCAGCCGCGGGCCTGCGCCCGTGGGTATCGCGCCCGGAGGCGCTGCTTATCGGGGCGGGCATCATCGGCATCACCATCGCGGTGGCCGGGCTTTTTATCGCTGCGCACTTGAGCCTTTCGGCCGGCGGCACCATCGCCATTGTGGCCGGCGTGTTCTACCTCGCCAGCATGACGGCCTATAAGGCGGTCTCCTAA
- a CDS encoding metal-dependent transcriptional regulator, with protein MHLEELPTRSQDYLKVLWDLSEHSGGALVGLKDVAGRLXQKXPTASEAIKKLAAQGLVEHERYQGVSLSPAGRELAMQMVRRHRLLETFLVETLDYSWDEVHEDADRLEHACSDRFIGRIDALLGSPDRDPHGDPIPDIGGGIEDLGTLTLASAPLDAPVTVERVCDEDPGLLRYLDRFGVELGNELRVSDSVAGLLTVQTKGGEMSLAEVAAREITVRLSSSN; from the coding sequence ATGCACCTAGAAGAACTCCCTACCCGCAGCCAGGACTACCTCAAAGTTCTGTGGGACTTATCGGAGCATTCCGGCGGCGCCCTAGTGGGGCTGAAGGATGTGGCGGGGCGCCTGGRTCAAAAGGKGCCTACTGCCTCAGAGGCGATTAAAAARCTCGCCGCTCAAGGGCTGGTGGAGCATGAGCGCTATCAGGGCGTCTCATTGAGCCCTGCGGGCCGCGAGCTGGCGATGCAGATGGTGCGCCGCCACCGGCTTTTAGAAACCTTCTTGGTAGAGACCCTGGACTATTCCTGGGACGAGGTGCACGAGGACGCTGATCGCCTCGAGCACGCCTGCTCCGATCGCTTTATTGGCCGCATCGATGCGCTGCTGGGATCCCCCGACCGCGATCCGCACGGCGATCCCATTCCCGATATTGGCGGCGGGATCGAGGATCTTGGCACGCTCACGCTCGCCAGCGCCCCGCTCGATGCGCCCGTGACCGTGGAGCGCGTCTGCGATGAGGATCCTGGCCTATTGCGCTACCTCGACCGCTTTGGGGTGGAGCTGGGCAATGAGCTGCGCGTAAGCGATAGCGTGGCCGGCTTATTGACGGTGCAGACCAAAGGCGGCGAGATGTCGCTGGCGGAGGTGGCCGCCCGCGAGATCACAGTCCGCCTGTCCTCGTCTAATTAA
- a CDS encoding D-isomer specific 2-hydroxyacid dehydrogenase family protein, with amino-acid sequence MKYFMGPETWQPMVDDLSAAGHERVENLEDAEVYVNNTPSPRRIPEMPDNIGWVQHCFTGVNQLIDAGLITPEGLPWCNSAGAFAKPVAECALGLLLSQAHQHKAFVQAGTWSVAKELDEAQEWIYDQQGPKKVAILGAGGIGKQLIALLKPFGVYITAVNRSGRPVEGADEVVAMADAAHVWGEADVIFCILPATQETEGLIDAAKFRAMKPSSLFINVGRGSTVVTDDLVDALREGEIAGAGLEVVDPEPLPDGHPLLSLPNCTMTPHIGATKHVAQYHMGDIFNANAVAWDKGEPMPTQVDPEAGY; translated from the coding sequence ATGAAGTATTTTATGGGACCAGAAACGTGGCAGCCGATGGTCGATGACTTAAGCGCTGCCGGCCACGAACGCGTAGAAAACCTCGAAGACGCAGAGGTTTATGTCAATAACACACCCAGCCCACGCCGCATCCCAGAGATGCCGGACAATATCGGCTGGGTGCAGCATTGTTTTACCGGTGTAAACCAACTCATTGATGCTGGATTGATTACCCCTGAGGGCTTGCCGTGGTGCAATTCCGCCGGCGCCTTTGCCAAGCCGGTGGCCGAATGCGCCTTGGGCCTACTGCTCTCCCAAGCTCATCAGCACAAGGCCTTTGTGCAGGCCGGCACCTGGTCGGTGGCCAAGGAGCTGGATGAAGCGCAGGAGTGGATCTATGACCAGCAGGGGCCGAAGAAGGTAGCGATTTTGGGTGCTGGTGGCATCGGCAAGCAGCTCATTGCCCTGCTCAAGCCCTTTGGGGTGTACATCACCGCCGTGAATCGCTCTGGGCGCCCCGTGGAGGGCGCCGATGAGGTGGTTGCCATGGCTGATGCCGCACACGTGTGGGGCGAGGCCGATGTTATTTTCTGCATCCTGCCCGCCACGCAGGAAACGGAGGGGCTAATCGATGCCGCAAAGTTCCGCGCCATGAAACCGTCCTCGCTGTTTATCAACGTCGGGCGCGGCAGCACCGTGGTTACCGATGACCTCGTGGATGCCCTGCGCGAGGGTGAAATCGCCGGGGCCGGCTTGGAAGTTGTGGACCCAGAGCCGCTTCCCGATGGCCACCCGTTGCTCTCCCTGCCCAATTGCACCATGACCCCGCACATCGGGGCAACAAAGCACGTGGCGCAGTACCACATGGGCGATATTTTTAATGCCAATGCCGTCGCGTGGGATAAGGGTGAGCCCATGCCCACCCAGGTAGATCCGGAGGCGGGATACTAG